The following proteins are co-located in the Trichormus variabilis 0441 genome:
- a CDS encoding DUF3143 domain-containing protein gives MSLIPAKTPLYSHPLPQIEQWLKDQGCQQDDTQLHCWRVQRPSWQAELWLDVEQIVVRYVQAGENGQDIQRAFKYSLSREDIEQAVFSGP, from the coding sequence ATGTCTCTTATCCCTGCTAAAACTCCCTTATACAGCCATCCTCTACCACAAATTGAACAATGGTTAAAAGACCAAGGTTGTCAACAAGATGACACACAATTACACTGCTGGCGTGTACAGCGTCCCAGTTGGCAAGCTGAACTTTGGCTTGATGTTGAGCAAATTGTAGTCCGCTACGTCCAAGCTGGGGAAAATGGCCAAGATATTCAACGCGCGTTTAAATATTCCCTCAGTCGAGAAGATATTGAACAAGCAGTATTTTCTGGCCCGTAA
- the lysA gene encoding diaminopimelate decarboxylase: MVSTHPAGVQDAGTQYLPQRRNTNTNISPNQELLPLTAKANSQGNLEIGGCDVTTLVEQFGSPLYILDEETLRTACQQYRDGFQKYYPGESQVLYASKAWNCLAVCAIAGSEGLGIDVVSGGELYTALAAGVSPAKIYLHGNNKSREELILAIESGVTIVADNWYELRTLASLTHTDQPVRIMLRLTPGIECHTHEYIRTGHLDSKFGFDPNDLAEVFEFVSQQPNLNCVGLHAHIGSQIFERQPHRDLAAVMVQWLRDANKYGLNVTELNVGGGLGIKYVESDDPPSIDEWVKAICEVVQSACAAENLPLPKLLSEPGRSLIATSCVTAYTVGSSKTIPEIRTYVSIDGGMSDNPRPITYQSVYRAVIANKLSVSHTETVTIAGKHCESGDILIKNAQLPKTEPGDILVVMATGAYNYSMASNYNRLPRPAAVVVANGEANLILQRETYQDLIRQDCLPERLK, encoded by the coding sequence ATGGTATCGACTCACCCGGCTGGGGTTCAAGATGCTGGTACTCAGTATCTACCTCAAAGGCGCAACACAAATACAAATATTTCGCCCAATCAGGAACTTTTACCTCTAACTGCTAAAGCTAACAGTCAAGGAAACCTGGAAATTGGTGGGTGTGATGTCACAACTCTCGTTGAGCAGTTTGGTTCACCTCTATATATATTAGATGAAGAAACCCTGCGGACAGCTTGTCAGCAATACCGGGATGGCTTCCAAAAATATTATCCTGGAGAATCTCAGGTATTGTATGCTTCTAAAGCATGGAATTGTTTAGCTGTTTGTGCGATCGCAGGCTCAGAAGGTTTAGGAATTGACGTAGTTTCTGGAGGCGAACTCTACACTGCTCTAGCTGCTGGTGTGAGTCCCGCTAAAATTTACCTCCACGGGAATAATAAATCTCGTGAGGAATTAATTTTAGCAATTGAATCTGGTGTCACCATCGTTGCAGATAATTGGTACGAATTGCGTACATTGGCAAGTTTAACCCACACAGATCAGCCAGTTCGGATCATGCTACGACTGACCCCAGGTATAGAATGCCATACCCACGAATACATTCGCACAGGACACCTGGATAGTAAATTTGGTTTTGACCCCAACGACTTGGCTGAGGTTTTTGAATTTGTCAGCCAGCAACCAAATCTCAACTGCGTAGGATTACACGCTCACATTGGTTCGCAAATTTTTGAGCGCCAACCCCATCGGGATTTAGCGGCTGTCATGGTGCAGTGGTTGCGGGATGCCAATAAATATGGTTTGAATGTCACCGAATTAAATGTTGGTGGCGGTTTGGGAATTAAATATGTAGAATCAGACGATCCACCAAGCATTGATGAATGGGTAAAGGCAATTTGCGAAGTGGTGCAATCTGCTTGTGCAGCCGAAAACTTACCTTTACCAAAGCTATTATCCGAACCAGGGCGATCGCTCATTGCTACCAGTTGCGTCACCGCTTACACTGTTGGCTCATCTAAAACAATACCGGAAATCCGTACCTACGTTTCCATCGACGGGGGTATGTCTGATAATCCACGCCCAATTACTTACCAATCAGTTTATCGGGCAGTAATTGCCAATAAATTATCTGTTTCCCATACAGAAACAGTTACTATTGCGGGTAAGCATTGCGAATCAGGGGATATTCTGATTAAAAATGCCCAACTACCAAAAACTGAACCAGGGGATATCCTCGTAGTTATGGCAACAGGTGCGTACAATTACAGTATGGCCTCGAACTATAACCGCCTACCCCGACCGGCAGCAGTTGTAGTGGCAAACGGCGAAGCAAACTTAATTTTGCAACGCGAAACTTATCAAGACTTGATTCGACAAGATTGTTTACCAGAAAGACTTAAATAG
- a CDS encoding TspO/MBR family protein, with translation MNKSQNSGILEQLVNTIMGVKTGNQQQSPNTSIAATQELDIKAVVVYKLGTILQIGAMILALMGMEQLIILIDNNSSFPNWFSTLLTALFFILLSIRSRIFSLLDNTRSRQTYDQVIRPRWSPPPLAFPIVWMIIAVLRVISSVLVWQQMNHQFLVTPFILFVVHLALGDTWNTIFTVERRLGAAVPVVILGPWLSALVVTAIYWQTSPVAGMILSFSCVWLTVAAVLVLRIWQLNGSEPLYPVKLTPVEE, from the coding sequence ATGAATAAATCCCAAAACAGTGGAATACTGGAACAACTTGTCAACACAATAATGGGTGTAAAAACTGGTAATCAACAACAATCACCAAATACATCAATAGCGGCTACACAAGAACTAGATATCAAAGCAGTTGTAGTTTATAAACTAGGAACTATCCTGCAAATAGGAGCTATGATTCTTGCGTTGATGGGAATGGAACAACTAATCATCTTGATAGATAACAATTCTTCTTTTCCCAATTGGTTTAGCACTTTATTAACGGCATTATTTTTCATCCTATTAAGTATTCGTTCCCGAATTTTTTCTCTCTTAGATAATACCCGTTCTCGTCAGACCTATGACCAAGTAATTAGACCAAGATGGTCTCCTCCACCCTTAGCATTTCCCATAGTTTGGATGATAATTGCTGTTTTGCGGGTAATTTCTTCAGTATTAGTTTGGCAGCAAATGAATCACCAATTTTTAGTAACACCTTTCATTCTATTTGTAGTACATCTAGCTTTAGGAGATACGTGGAATACGATTTTTACCGTAGAACGAAGACTAGGCGCAGCTGTTCCTGTAGTGATTTTAGGCCCCTGGTTATCTGCGTTAGTAGTGACAGCAATTTATTGGCAAACTAGCCCTGTAGCAGGAATGATTTTATCTTTCTCTTGTGTATGGCTAACCGTAGCGGCTGTATTGGTATTGAGAATTTGGCAGTTAAACGGATCTGAGCCATTGTATCCTGTAAAACTCACACCAGTGGAAGAATAA
- the rimI gene encoding ribosomal protein S18-alanine N-acetyltransferase, translating into MISSKLKLQSLTSKDLSAILELDQACFGGLWTMEGYQRELDSPNSDLLGLFSPSSPIKLLGMGCFWSIVGEAHITILAVHPQYHHQGLGQALLYFLLRTASDRGLERATLEVRASNEAAISLYQKFGFQTAGRRRAYYQDNGEDALILWLPDLQYPQFQETLAHWKTIIQDGLQKYSWSIVNSR; encoded by the coding sequence GTGATCTCATCAAAATTAAAACTTCAATCACTCACCTCAAAGGATTTAAGTGCAATCCTCGAACTAGATCAAGCCTGTTTTGGTGGACTTTGGACTATGGAGGGCTACCAAAGAGAGTTGGATAGTCCCAACAGTGATTTACTAGGTTTATTTTCCCCCTCTTCCCCGATCAAACTTTTGGGTATGGGGTGTTTTTGGTCAATTGTCGGAGAAGCCCACATTACAATTTTGGCTGTTCATCCCCAATATCACCATCAAGGTTTAGGACAGGCTTTATTATATTTCCTATTGAGAACAGCTAGCGATCGCGGCCTAGAACGAGCCACCCTCGAAGTCCGAGCCTCTAACGAAGCAGCAATATCTTTATACCAGAAATTTGGGTTCCAAACAGCAGGAAGGCGGCGTGCTTATTACCAAGATAATGGTGAAGATGCCCTCATACTCTGGCTTCCAGACTTACAATATCCCCAGTTTCAAGAGACATTGGCGCACTGGAAAACTATTATTCAAGATGGCTTGCAAAAATATTCTTGGTCGATAGTCAATAGTCGATAG
- a CDS encoding clan AA aspartic protease yields the protein MPNQPDFTIEFVIDTGFTEFLSLPPAAVNLLGFPFVYDMYANLADNSRVLLPVHQASIIWNGEEREIHVLATGRLPLLGTALLDGYELSIQFTEGGLVKIEEL from the coding sequence TTGCCAAATCAACCTGACTTTACAATTGAATTTGTGATTGATACAGGTTTTACCGAGTTTCTCTCTTTACCTCCAGCAGCAGTTAATCTCTTGGGTTTTCCTTTTGTTTATGATATGTATGCAAATTTAGCAGATAATAGCCGAGTGCTGTTACCAGTCCATCAAGCTTCCATTATTTGGAATGGAGAAGAAAGAGAAATTCATGTGCTGGCAACAGGAAGGCTGCCATTATTAGGAACTGCTTTACTTGATGGCTATGAACTATCGATCCAATTTACAGAAGGTGGTTTAGTAAAGATTGAAGAATTATAG
- the cdaA gene encoding diadenylate cyclase CdaA, with amino-acid sequence MRDLGKQWLANLGWSQSLLLGTLDIVLVLVLTYMILVIISERRTLWMVRGFIVLMLASALSGRFGLPLLNFVLEKLVIGCAVAMAVALQSEFRRFLEQLGRGEFRQLLQPANLTIPKSDSVIDEIVEAVKELSKNRIGALLILETTGPIDERDFSVPGVKLNADVSKELIQTIFQPKTLLHDGATLIRGSRIVSSGIILPLSGRTASRQLGTRHRAAMGITERVENCICVVVSEETGSISLAERGTLNRPLTIRKLKESLEARLSPIVDREAVAPGLFSLGRQIGEKTLALVSRLPGLPRLRRATRSLLPRRDKTASQDKK; translated from the coding sequence ATGAGAGATTTAGGGAAGCAATGGCTGGCAAACCTGGGATGGTCACAGTCCTTGCTGCTTGGGACTCTGGATATTGTATTGGTGCTGGTGTTGACCTACATGATACTAGTGATCATTAGTGAGCGCCGGACACTGTGGATGGTGCGAGGATTCATCGTGTTAATGCTGGCTTCAGCACTTAGTGGTAGATTTGGTCTACCACTGCTAAATTTTGTGCTGGAAAAATTAGTGATTGGCTGTGCTGTAGCAATGGCTGTTGCTCTCCAGTCAGAATTTCGGCGATTTTTAGAACAACTAGGGCGTGGTGAATTCCGACAATTATTGCAACCAGCCAATCTAACCATTCCCAAGTCTGATAGTGTAATTGATGAAATCGTGGAAGCGGTAAAGGAACTCTCGAAAAACCGAATTGGAGCTTTGCTAATTTTGGAAACCACTGGCCCCATCGACGAACGAGATTTTTCTGTCCCTGGAGTCAAACTCAATGCGGACGTTTCCAAGGAACTGATACAGACAATTTTTCAGCCAAAAACCCTATTACATGATGGAGCAACATTAATTCGTGGCTCAAGGATCGTATCTTCGGGTATAATTTTACCGCTTTCGGGACGCACAGCCTCACGCCAGTTGGGAACACGCCATCGGGCAGCAATGGGGATTACTGAGCGGGTCGAAAACTGTATCTGTGTCGTTGTATCAGAAGAGACGGGTTCTATTTCCTTAGCGGAAAGGGGAACTCTAAATAGACCCCTGACAATTAGGAAGCTCAAAGAGTCTTTAGAGGCTCGATTGTCCCCGATAGTAGATCGGGAAGCCGTTGCTCCTGGCTTGTTCAGTTTGGGTCGTCAGATTGGTGAAAAGACACTAGCACTGGTTTCACGTTTACCCGGTTTACCACGTCTTCGACGTGCCACGCGTAGTTTACTTCCCCGTAGGGATAAGACCGCTTCTCAAGATAAAAAATGA
- a CDS encoding isoprenyl transferase: MTIQQTELQELPLDLKRELLPKHVAVIMDGNGRWAKRQGLPRIMGHKRGVDALKDLLRCCRDWGIQALTAYAFSTENWKRPQEEVEFLMTLFQRVLRQELREMVEENVQIQFVGNLAALPRSLQAEISRSMEATKNNRGIRFSVATNYGGRQEILQACRAIAQKVQQGLLQPDEIDEEVFERHLYTAGIADPDLLIRTSGEMRLSNFLLWQMAYGEIYITDTLWPDFDRTEFHRALCAYQQRERRFGKV, translated from the coding sequence ATGACAATACAACAAACTGAACTGCAAGAATTGCCCCTGGATTTAAAACGAGAACTACTGCCCAAACACGTTGCAGTAATTATGGATGGCAATGGTCGATGGGCTAAACGTCAAGGTCTACCCCGAATTATGGGTCATAAACGAGGAGTAGATGCCCTCAAGGATCTGCTACGTTGCTGTAGAGACTGGGGGATTCAGGCGCTGACGGCTTATGCTTTTTCCACAGAAAATTGGAAAAGACCACAAGAAGAAGTAGAGTTTCTGATGACTCTGTTTCAGAGAGTTTTACGTCAAGAACTGCGGGAAATGGTCGAAGAGAATGTGCAGATTCAGTTTGTGGGTAATTTAGCAGCTTTGCCGCGATCGCTGCAAGCAGAAATTTCCCGTTCTATGGAAGCAACTAAAAATAATCGCGGTATTCGGTTTTCTGTCGCCACCAATTATGGGGGACGACAGGAGATTTTACAAGCTTGCCGGGCGATCGCTCAAAAAGTCCAGCAAGGTCTGCTACAACCAGATGAAATCGATGAAGAAGTATTTGAACGCCACTTATACACAGCTGGTATTGCTGACCCAGACTTATTAATTCGTACCAGTGGCGAAATGCGCCTCTCAAATTTCTTACTATGGCAAATGGCTTATGGGGAAATCTATATCACTGATACTCTCTGGCCGGATTTTGACCGTACAGAGTTTCACCGCGCCTTATGTGCATATCAGCAAAGAGAAAGACGGTTTGGGAAGGTTTAG
- a CDS encoding J domain-containing protein: MPKSSEPTYYSLLGLHPSASVIDIRRAYRELSKRYHPDTTELPAALATRQFQQINEAYATLSNPDRRLNYDLKIGYSRFGVIQAPADLNRPASYTYDYSKSAYLDASDRPLSSGEIFALFILGLTLVGCLLLAITIAFIRGDALFPTPLQQSTATLQQSITYLSQICSLL; this comes from the coding sequence ATGCCAAAAAGCAGCGAGCCTACATATTATTCTCTGCTAGGACTGCATCCCTCAGCATCGGTAATCGATATCCGCCGTGCTTATCGGGAACTGAGCAAGCGTTATCATCCCGATACTACAGAATTGCCTGCTGCTCTTGCTACTAGACAATTTCAGCAAATTAATGAAGCCTACGCCACTCTGAGTAACCCAGACAGGCGTTTAAATTACGACTTAAAAATAGGCTATTCTCGTTTTGGGGTAATTCAAGCACCGGCCGACTTAAATCGTCCTGCCTCTTATACTTACGATTACTCAAAATCAGCTTACCTGGATGCAAGCGATCGCCCCCTGTCTTCCGGCGAAATCTTTGCTTTATTTATTTTGGGTTTAACGTTAGTTGGGTGTCTACTGTTAGCAATTACCATCGCCTTTATTCGTGGTGATGCACTTTTCCCAACACCCCTACAACAATCAACAGCTACACTACAACAATCAATTACTTATTTGTCACAAATTTGTAGTTTATTGTGA
- a CDS encoding four-helix bundle copper-binding protein: protein MMMMMTESMTTEMQACMKACMDCHKMCMETMTYCMTKGGMQMDMSMMGMMRDCSEMCMMCVNMMMGGSEFMGRTCMLCAEMCDRCAMACEQMSDDQMMMDCAMACRKCAEACRSMQMMPA from the coding sequence ATGATGATGATGATGACTGAATCTATGACTACCGAAATGCAAGCCTGTATGAAAGCTTGTATGGATTGTCATAAAATGTGCATGGAAACCATGACCTACTGCATGACCAAGGGCGGTATGCAGATGGACATGAGCATGATGGGGATGATGCGCGACTGCTCAGAAATGTGCATGATGTGCGTGAATATGATGATGGGTGGTTCCGAATTTATGGGACGCACTTGTATGCTGTGTGCGGAAATGTGCGATCGCTGTGCAATGGCTTGTGAGCAAATGAGCGATGATCAAATGATGATGGACTGTGCAATGGCTTGTCGCAAATGTGCAGAAGCTTGCAGATCCATGCAAATGATGCCTGCTTAA
- a CDS encoding DnaJ C-terminal domain-containing protein codes for MQNLQNFRDYYEILGVTKDATNEDIKKNYRRLARQYHPDLNPGNKDAEEKFKIIGEAYEMLSDATKRAQYDQFSRYWKQKGFPKQTPKSKAWGDSRNGERNGNENVDPSQFTNFEDFLNQVIGVGSRRDSKNGASTNTTTDPFRSPKSRVEYTVPKNPARPARRDIEARLTLPFEKAYSGGNERIRLEDGRSLEVTMPPGMVTGQTIRLRNQGISGGDLYLKITVEPHPLFKLEGTNIFCQVPVTPSEAVLGGQVEAPTLDGPVKMTIPPGVRSGQRFRLANKGYPSDNGKRGDQLVEIQILTPKTISQEERELYEKLRQIETFKPRADLI; via the coding sequence ATGCAGAATTTGCAGAATTTTCGTGATTATTACGAGATTTTGGGAGTAACGAAAGATGCTACGAATGAAGATATTAAAAAGAATTATCGACGGTTAGCAAGACAGTATCACCCTGATCTCAATCCGGGGAATAAAGACGCAGAAGAAAAGTTTAAAATCATCGGCGAAGCTTATGAAATGCTTTCCGATGCGACTAAACGCGCACAATATGACCAGTTTAGCCGTTATTGGAAACAGAAAGGCTTTCCTAAACAAACTCCTAAATCCAAGGCTTGGGGAGATAGTCGTAATGGAGAACGCAACGGTAACGAAAATGTAGATCCCAGCCAGTTTACCAATTTTGAAGACTTTCTCAATCAAGTTATCGGTGTTGGCAGTCGTAGAGATAGTAAAAATGGTGCAAGTACCAACACGACAACCGATCCGTTTCGTTCGCCAAAAAGCCGAGTTGAATATACAGTTCCCAAAAATCCCGCCCGTCCAGCCCGTCGGGATATTGAAGCAAGATTGACCTTACCCTTTGAAAAAGCTTATTCTGGGGGTAATGAACGTATTCGTTTAGAAGATGGGCGATCGCTAGAAGTGACAATGCCCCCAGGGATGGTAACCGGTCAAACCATCCGCCTGCGTAATCAAGGCATAAGCGGCGGCGACCTTTACTTAAAAATTACTGTCGAACCTCACCCATTATTTAAACTGGAAGGTACTAATATATTCTGCCAAGTACCAGTCACTCCCAGCGAAGCTGTCTTAGGAGGACAGGTAGAAGCACCAACCCTAGATGGTCCCGTGAAAATGACCATTCCCCCAGGAGTTAGGTCTGGTCAAAGATTCCGCCTAGCCAATAAAGGCTACCCCAGCGATAACGGTAAACGCGGTGATCAATTAGTAGAAATTCAAATACTTACCCCAAAAACTATCAGTCAAGAAGAACGAGAACTTTACGAAAAACTCCGGCAAATTGAAACATTTAAACCCCGCGCTGATTTAATTTAA
- a CDS encoding ATP-dependent Clp protease ATP-binding subunit, producing MFERFTEKAIKVIMLAQEEARRLGHNFVGTEQILLGLIGEGTGVAAKVLKSMGVNLKDARIEVEKIIGRGSGFVAVEIPFTPRAKRVLELSLEEARQLGHNYIGTEHLLLGLIREGEGVAARVLENLGVDLSKVRTQVIRMLGETAEVSATGQSGRTKTPTLDEFGSNLTQMATDNKLDPVVGRAKEIERVIQILGRRTKNNPVLIGEPGVGKTAIAEGLASRIANKDVPDILEDKRVVTLDIGLLVAGTKYRGEFEERLKKIMDEIRQAGNVILVIDEVHTLIGAGAAEGAIDAANILKPALARGELQCIGATTLDEYRKHIERDAALERRFQPVMVGEPSVDETIEILYGLRDRYEQHHKLKISDEALVAAAKLSDRYISDRYLPDKAIDLVDEAGSRVRLMNSQLPPAAKELDKELRQILKEKDDAVRSQDFDRAGELRDREMEIKAEIRAIAQSKTNASGTEGQEPVVTEEDIAHIVASWTGVPVNKLTESESEKLLHMEDTLHQRLIGQEDAVKAVSRAIRRARVGLKNPNRPIASFVFSGPTGVGKTELAKSLASYFFGSEEAMIRLDMSEYMERHTVSKLIGSPPGYVGYNEGGQLTEAVRRRPYTVVLFDEIEKAHPDVFNMLLQILEDGRLTDAKGRTVDFKNTLLILTSNIGSKVIEKGGGGIGFEFSEDQTETQYNRIRSLVNEELKQYFRPEFLNRLDEIIVFRQLSKAEVTEIADIMLKEVFGRLTEKGITLEVSDRFKGRLIEEGYSPSYGARPLRRAIMRLLEDSLAEEILSGRIKDGDVALIDIDDNGNVQVTSQQRRELLPQGVES from the coding sequence ATGTTTGAACGCTTCACAGAAAAAGCCATTAAGGTAATCATGCTGGCCCAAGAAGAGGCCCGCCGTTTAGGTCACAACTTCGTCGGAACCGAACAGATCCTCCTGGGTCTGATCGGGGAAGGTACGGGAGTTGCGGCCAAGGTGCTGAAATCGATGGGTGTCAATCTCAAAGATGCCCGCATTGAGGTAGAAAAAATCATAGGCCGGGGTTCAGGCTTTGTGGCCGTGGAAATTCCGTTTACGCCACGGGCAAAGCGGGTTCTGGAACTATCCCTAGAAGAAGCGCGCCAATTAGGCCATAACTACATTGGCACCGAGCATCTGCTGTTGGGCCTGATCCGGGAAGGGGAAGGTGTGGCAGCCAGGGTGCTAGAAAACCTGGGAGTGGATCTATCTAAAGTTAGAACCCAAGTCATCCGAATGCTGGGAGAAACAGCAGAGGTTTCGGCGACCGGGCAATCGGGACGCACCAAAACACCTACTTTGGATGAATTCGGATCGAACCTGACCCAAATGGCAACTGATAACAAGCTTGATCCTGTGGTGGGACGCGCCAAGGAAATCGAGCGTGTGATTCAGATTTTGGGTCGCCGGACAAAAAATAACCCCGTATTGATTGGTGAACCTGGGGTTGGTAAAACCGCGATCGCCGAAGGTCTAGCATCACGCATCGCTAACAAAGATGTCCCCGACATCCTTGAAGATAAGCGTGTTGTGACACTGGATATCGGTTTACTCGTAGCGGGAACCAAGTACCGGGGTGAATTTGAAGAACGCTTGAAGAAAATCATGGATGAGATTCGTCAAGCGGGTAATGTAATACTTGTAATAGACGAAGTACACACCCTCATCGGTGCAGGTGCGGCCGAAGGCGCAATCGATGCGGCAAATATCCTCAAGCCAGCCTTGGCAAGAGGTGAATTGCAATGTATCGGTGCGACAACCTTAGATGAATACCGCAAGCACATCGAACGGGACGCAGCGCTAGAACGCCGCTTCCAGCCAGTGATGGTCGGTGAACCCTCCGTCGATGAAACAATAGAAATTTTATATGGTTTGCGCGATCGCTACGAGCAACACCACAAGCTGAAAATCTCCGATGAAGCCTTAGTTGCGGCAGCAAAATTATCTGATCGTTATATTAGCGATCGCTATCTGCCAGACAAAGCCATCGACTTGGTTGACGAAGCTGGTTCGCGCGTGCGGTTGATGAACTCTCAGTTGCCCCCCGCAGCTAAAGAGTTAGATAAAGAACTGCGCCAAATCTTAAAAGAAAAAGATGATGCAGTCCGTTCCCAAGACTTTGATAGAGCTGGGGAACTGCGCGATCGGGAAATGGAAATCAAAGCCGAAATCCGCGCGATCGCCCAAAGCAAAACCAATGCTTCTGGTACTGAAGGTCAAGAACCCGTCGTTACAGAAGAAGACATTGCTCACATCGTGGCTTCGTGGACAGGCGTTCCCGTCAACAAGCTCACCGAATCCGAATCCGAAAAACTGCTGCACATGGAAGACACCTTGCACCAGCGCTTAATCGGACAAGAAGATGCGGTGAAAGCAGTGTCACGGGCTATCCGTCGCGCTCGTGTCGGTTTGAAAAATCCCAACCGACCCATTGCTAGCTTTGTCTTCTCCGGGCCGACTGGTGTAGGTAAAACTGAGTTGGCGAAATCCTTGGCTTCCTACTTCTTCGGTTCCGAAGAAGCAATGATCCGCTTGGATATGTCCGAGTACATGGAACGCCACACCGTCAGCAAGTTGATTGGTTCACCTCCAGGTTACGTTGGTTATAACGAAGGTGGTCAATTAACCGAAGCTGTGCGCCGTCGTCCTTATACTGTGGTGCTATTTGATGAAATCGAAAAAGCCCACCCCGATGTCTTCAATATGCTGCTGCAAATTTTAGAAGATGGTCGGTTAACAGATGCCAAAGGACGCACCGTGGACTTCAAAAACACCTTGCTGATTTTGACATCCAACATCGGTTCCAAGGTAATCGAAAAAGGTGGTGGCGGTATCGGCTTCGAGTTCTCCGAAGACCAAACCGAAACACAATACAACCGCATTCGCTCCTTGGTGAACGAAGAACTGAAGCAATACTTCCGTCCTGAATTCCTCAACCGTCTAGATGAGATTATCGTCTTCCGTCAGTTGAGCAAAGCCGAAGTTACGGAAATTGCGGACATTATGCTGAAAGAAGTGTTTGGTCGCCTCACAGAAAAAGGTATAACTTTAGAAGTAAGCGATCGCTTCAAAGGCAGACTCATCGAAGAAGGTTACAGTCCGAGCTACGGTGCAAGACCATTACGCCGGGCAATTATGCGCTTGTTGGAAGATAGCCTAGCAGAAGAAATTCTGTCAGGCCGCATCAAAGATGGCGATGTCGCCCTCATTGATATTGACGACAACGGCAATGTACAAGTTACCTCTCAACAGCGCCGGGAATTATTACCCCAAGGTGTTGAGTCATAG